Below is a genomic region from Desulfobulbaceae bacterium.
GCTATGGATCGAATTTGTCCCCACCGTCCTGGAAAAGGTCAAAGCAGATCAACTACTCAAAAAATTAAACAGATATCTTTTTGTCTTTATCGCCCTGGGAATCCTACTACCCACCATGCATCAGTCATCACTGGGCACCATGATGCTGATGGCAGGACACAAGCTCTCCCCCCTGTGGCGGACCGGATTTCTCCCGCTGCTCTTCCTGCTCACCGCCCTGATCATCGGCTTTGCTGTCGTAATTTACGAATCTCTTTACAGTTCAGTGGCTTTTAAACTCCCCCCGGAGACCCCGATACTCTCCAAACTGGCGACGATAACATTCTGGTGCCTGCTGCTCTTTATGGTAATCCGCATCGAGGATGTCAACCTCCGAGGCTATATGCCGCTGGCCTTTAACGGCAGCTTCGTCAGCAACATGTTCCTGCTGGAAAACACCCTCCTGCTGGGCGCGCTCCTGCTGCTCATGTACCCCGGCAACCGCAAATCCCCCAGATTATTGTTTCTCGCGGCCACCCTCCTGCTTCTGGGTGCCGGTCTCTATCGCTTCAACACCTACATAACCGGTTTTGACCCTGGAACTGGGTGGCAATATTTTCCATCAGCGGCCGAAATCTTCATTACCCTCGGCATCGTTTCATTGGAGATTTTAGGATACATGTGGTGCGTCAAAAAGCTTCCGATCCTTTCCGCCCATCATGCACCGAGCGTATCAAACTCATAAGTAACGTATAAAAGGAGATCCAATATGACAAAGCGAATCACGATCGACCCGATTACCAGGATCGAGGGACACCTGCGCATCGACTGCGAAATTGAAGGCGGCAAAGTCACCAATGCCTGGTCGTCCGGACAGATGTGGCGAGGGATTGAGCTGATCCTCCAGGGGCGTGACCCCAGAGAGGCATGGATCTACGCGCAGCGCATCTGCGGTGTCTGAACGACAGTCCACGCACTGGCTTCGGTGCGTTCGGTCGAAAATGCCTTAGGTCTTGAAGTCCCTTTAAACGCCCAATATATTAGAAACATGATGATGGGCGCGCACCTGATTCAAGATCATATCGTTCACTTTTATCACCTGTCGGCCCTAGACTGGGTTGACCTGGTATCTGCCCTTAAAGCCGACCCCAAGGCCGCCTCTGACCTGGCCCAGAAACTCTCGCCCTGGAAGCGGAATAGCATCACTGAATTCAAGGCCGCTCAAGATAGACTCAAGGCCCTGGTCAACTCCGGCCAACTCGGTGTCTACAGCAGCGGCTATTGGGGCCATTCGGCCATGAAGCTGGCGCCGGAAGTCAACCTTATCGCCGCTGTCCATTACCTGCAGGCCCTGGAATATCAGCGAGAGATCAACAAGGTCGTCGCTATCCTGGGCAGCAAGACCCCGCACATCCAGAATCTGGCCGTAGGAGGAGTCAGTAACCCGATTAACCCAAATAGTCAATCAACCCTGTCCATCGAGAAACTGCTCCATATCAAGAAGCTGATCGATGATGTCGGAGACTTCGTGGAGAACGTTTACCTCATTGATGTCGCAGCGGTAGGCGCATTCTATGCCGACTGGACCCAGATCGGCGCCGGCGTCACCAATTACCTCTCTGTGCCGGATATGCCGATGGACACCAAAGGCCAAATCTTCGACCTGCCCGGCGGTTATATCCCCGGCGGCGATATCAGTAAATTCGTGCCGATCAAGAGTTTCCAGGATGAGATGTTCAAGACCTCCATCAAGGAGAGCATCAAGCACGCCTGGTACAATGGCGATTGGGACCGTCATCCCTGGGAGGAGGAGACCGCACCCAACCATACCGAATTCCAGGACAATGGCAAATACTCCTGGGTCAAGGCCCCGACGTTCAAGGGCGAACCGGCTCAAGTCGGCCCTTTGGCCAACGTCCTCTGCATGTACGCATCCGGCCACCAACCCACCATCAAGTACACCACCAAGGTCCTCGACCTGGTCAGTTCTCTTGCTGGCGCTAAAGTCGGTATCGAGGCCCTGCATTCGACTATCGGCCGCCATGCTGCCCGCGTCGTCCGATGCGCCGCCCTCTATGAGAGCCTTAAACATCAATGGCAGTTACTGATCGACAATATCGGCAGAGGAGACTACACCACCTTTAATAAACCGGAGTTTCCCAAGGGCATCCAACAGGGAGTTGGCTTCCATGAGGCCCCGCGCGGCACGCTGTCGCATTGGATTGTGATTGAGGACGGTAAGATCAAGAACTATCAGGCCATTGTCCCCTCGACCTGGAACGCCGCGCCCCGGAACGACAAAGATGCCATGGGTCCTTACGAATCGGCTTTAATTGGCACTCCGGTGGCCGATCCGGACAAGCCACTTGAAATCTTGCGGACAGTCCACTCCTTTGATCCTTGCCTCGCCTGCGCTGTCCACCTGGTGGACAAAAAGCGGAATGAGATCAAACGGATCAAGGTTCTCTGAGCAATGATGAACGCTCTCATCCTCGGAGTTGGCAATATCCTTTTAGGCGACGAAGGTGTCGGCATCAGAGTCGTAGAGGAACTGGAAAACCGCTACGCTTTCCCCGAGGAGATAATGGTTCTGGACGGAGGCACAGCCGGCATCGAACTGCTCCGATACATTGAAGGCCGTGACCTCCTGATTGTTATTGACGCCATGCGAGCGGACCTTACGCCGGGCACGGTGTTCCGGGTCGAGGATGAAGATGTGCCCAAACGCTTCATGTCGCGAATCTCGCCCCATCAGATCGGCCTCTCCGACCTGCTGGCAGCAGGCATCCTCACCGATCAGATCCCCAAGCGGATGATCCTGTTCGGAATAGAGCCGGAATCTATGACAACCGGCATCGTCCTCTCGGACTCGGTTAATGGCAGCGTTGACAAAATTATTACTGCCATTTTGGCGGAATTGGACGAGGCCGGGTACGCCTCGCCCATTCCCCACCCTTCTCCACGGCCATCACGATTCTGGTCTTAAAAGGGGCATTGCCCCAATTCCCTTAGATCATTACTCTTGCCTGTTTCGACAGATGGCTGTAGATTCCCGCGGAAAATCACATTTTTTAAAAGTTCAAAATTTCCAAGTCGTGGCTTTGTGCCAATATGTTGGACGTCAGAAAGTCTGAGCAAACAATACCAGTTGACGGCTCAATGAGCATGATCCTTTCAACCGCAAACCGATAACTGATCATCGCCATCCGAAGTCACGCCATGACCATAATCATTCTAACCTACCTGGCGGTAGGCGCAGTAGCCGGAGTCCTCGCCGGTCTGCTCGGCATCGGCGGAGGGTTGGTCATCGTCCCGATGCTGATTTTTTGTTTCAGCAGCCAGCGCCTCCCCCATGAAGTAATCATGCATCTGGCATTAGGCACTTCCATGGCCAGCATCATCTTCACTTCGATATCGAGCTTCCTGGCGCATCACAAACGAGGGGCGGTCCATTGGACTGCAGTCAGGCGCATCGTGCCAGGTATCCTCACCGGAACCTTTCTCGGTTCATGCGTAGCCGCCCGCCTGTCGACTAACTTCCTGAAGGGGTTTCTGGTGATTTTTCTCTATTACGTCGTCACCCAAATGTTGATGGGCAGCAAACCAAAGGCAGGGCGGGAGTTACCGGGAATAGTGGGAATATCGGCAGTTGGGGGAGGGATAGGGATACTGTCCAGCCTTGTGGGAATCGGCGGAGGAACCATGTCAGTACCATTTCTGCTCTGGAGCAATCTTGGACTGCATCAGGCAATAGGAACCTCGGCGGCAATAGGATTTCCCATCGCCGTCTCCGGGACACTGGGCTATCTGGTCAATGGCATCTCGGCAACGGAGCTGCCACCTTTTTCAATCGGATACATCTACCTGCCCGCCTTGGCAGGAATCGTCCTAGCCAGTGTTATCACCGCCCCTGTAGGTGTCCGTCTGGCCCACAGCCTGCCAGTAAAAAAACTCAAGCGGATTTTTGCCATCCTTCTCTTAGTGGTTGCCACGAAGATGTTACTCGACCTTGTAACTTGATACTCTGGTCTGACTTTTGTTGCCCTTAGTGGTAATTCGGTTTTGCGGTTGCCAGTTGATGGTTAGCACCCCTGCTAATAGCTGATCACTCACTGATATCATGTATCAAGCGATGATTCATGACTAACGTTAATTCTGTTACCCGTAAACCGATCACCGTCATCTTGAGTAGTTCCCCTTGGTGAATATTCTTACTGCCAGGGCGTGAGCGGCTCGGTATCATAGCCCGCCGGAACTTGAATTATATCTGGCAATACTGCGGTAGTAGAAATACTGCGAAGCGTCACCGAACCACCATCATCCCGAGACAGGTCCCGCAACTCGATAGGCACCCCTGTTACTTCCCGTACTGAAATCATGGGGATAATTACGCCAAACTGACGAGCCACCCGCTGGCTCCTCCTCGCAAGCCGTTCATAAAAAGTCAACAAGACCCGAATGGTTGCAAAATCACTGTCCGGAATCTGAATGGCGGCATGATCGGCCAGACAGAGATCAGCCATGCCCGTCGTCCCCTGCATGATCCGCATCGGCTTGCATCGGATTCCAGCC
It encodes:
- the hybB gene encoding Ni/Fe-hydrogenase cytochrome b subunit, whose translation is MEIKHPVGGRILTGPFLFFLTLFLIGAYFTTKRFMFGIGAVSNMNDGYPWGIWIALDVVVGTALACGGYTMALLTYACNRMEYHPLVRPALLTSLFGYTLAGASVMIDIGRYWQAYNIILPWHANLHSVMFEVALCIGCYCMVLWIEFVPTVLEKVKADQLLKKLNRYLFVFIALGILLPTMHQSSLGTMMLMAGHKLSPLWRTGFLPLLFLLTALIIGFAVVIYESLYSSVAFKLPPETPILSKLATITFWCLLLFMVIRIEDVNLRGYMPLAFNGSFVSNMFLLENTLLLGALLLLMYPGNRKSPRLLFLAATLLLLGAGLYRFNTYITGFDPGTGWQYFPSAAEIFITLGIVSLEILGYMWCVKKLPILSAHHAPSVSNS
- a CDS encoding nickel-dependent hydrogenase large subunit, whose product is MTKRITIDPITRIEGHLRIDCEIEGGKVTNAWSSGQMWRGIELILQGRDPREAWIYAQRICGVUTTVHALASVRSVENALGLEVPLNAQYIRNMMMGAHLIQDHIVHFYHLSALDWVDLVSALKADPKAASDLAQKLSPWKRNSITEFKAAQDRLKALVNSGQLGVYSSGYWGHSAMKLAPEVNLIAAVHYLQALEYQREINKVVAILGSKTPHIQNLAVGGVSNPINPNSQSTLSIEKLLHIKKLIDDVGDFVENVYLIDVAAVGAFYADWTQIGAGVTNYLSVPDMPMDTKGQIFDLPGGYIPGGDISKFVPIKSFQDEMFKTSIKESIKHAWYNGDWDRHPWEEETAPNHTEFQDNGKYSWVKAPTFKGEPAQVGPLANVLCMYASGHQPTIKYTTKVLDLVSSLAGAKVGIEALHSTIGRHAARVVRCAALYESLKHQWQLLIDNIGRGDYTTFNKPEFPKGIQQGVGFHEAPRGTLSHWIVIEDGKIKNYQAIVPSTWNAAPRNDKDAMGPYESALIGTPVADPDKPLEILRTVHSFDPCLACAVHLVDKKRNEIKRIKVL
- the hybD gene encoding HyaD/HybD family hydrogenase maturation endopeptidase, which codes for MNALILGVGNILLGDEGVGIRVVEELENRYAFPEEIMVLDGGTAGIELLRYIEGRDLLIVIDAMRADLTPGTVFRVEDEDVPKRFMSRISPHQIGLSDLLAAGILTDQIPKRMILFGIEPESMTTGIVLSDSVNGSVDKIITAILAELDEAGYASPIPHPSPRPSRFWS
- a CDS encoding sulfite exporter TauE/SafE family protein, producing the protein MTIIILTYLAVGAVAGVLAGLLGIGGGLVIVPMLIFCFSSQRLPHEVIMHLALGTSMASIIFTSISSFLAHHKRGAVHWTAVRRIVPGILTGTFLGSCVAARLSTNFLKGFLVIFLYYVVTQMLMGSKPKAGRELPGIVGISAVGGGIGILSSLVGIGGGTMSVPFLLWSNLGLHQAIGTSAAIGFPIAVSGTLGYLVNGISATELPPFSIGYIYLPALAGIVLASVITAPVGVRLAHSLPVKKLKRIFAILLLVVATKMLLDLVT